A genomic window from Euzebya sp. includes:
- a CDS encoding DUF427 domain-containing protein produces MDAPEWLRATRDRWTNRGQARPTFADEPGPGQESVWDYPRPPIVVPEPRLVEVVDGADGLVARSTRAVRVLETASPPTVYVPPDDVVDGALEPVDGSSLCEWKGQASYLALSGTDHPVAWCYPTPFDGYVELAGWVAFYPGRVACTLDGERVRPQPGGFYGGWVTDEVVGPFKGDPGTSGW; encoded by the coding sequence GTGGACGCTCCGGAGTGGCTGCGCGCGACGCGCGACAGGTGGACGAACCGCGGGCAGGCGCGCCCGACGTTCGCCGACGAGCCGGGACCCGGGCAGGAGTCGGTGTGGGACTACCCGCGCCCGCCGATCGTGGTGCCCGAACCCCGCCTCGTCGAGGTCGTCGACGGCGCCGATGGCCTGGTGGCCCGGTCCACCCGCGCGGTCCGGGTCCTCGAGACGGCCAGCCCACCGACGGTCTACGTGCCGCCGGACGACGTCGTCGACGGTGCGCTCGAGCCGGTGGACGGATCGAGCCTGTGCGAGTGGAAGGGGCAGGCGTCCTACCTGGCCCTCAGCGGCACCGACCACCCGGTCGCCTGGTGCTACCCGACGCCCTTCGACGGCTACGTCGAGCTGGCCGGGTGGGTCGCCTTCTACCCGGGCCGGGTCGCGTGCACCCTCGACGGCGAGCGGGTGCGCCCCCAGCCGGGGGGGTTCTACGGCGGCTGGGTCACCGACGAGGTGGTCGGTCCGTTCAAGGGGGATCCCGGCACCAGCGGCTGGTAG
- the def gene encoding peptide deformylase, which yields MIRPLVHVGDPVLRRPTTPVTAAELGTAEVQQLVDDLIDTMRDADGAGIAAPQIGSSLRIAVVEVTAERTHRRYPYKPLIPLTVLVNPSLTPVGDEQVVLNEGCLSVPGLRGELRRHVAVEARWTDRDGTARAAVQRGLTAGTFQHEVDHLDGHVFLDRVTDPATFTTWDNYQRFHSEAFEARAAALNARTGT from the coding sequence GTGATCCGCCCGCTCGTCCACGTCGGCGACCCGGTGCTGCGCCGGCCCACCACGCCGGTCACGGCCGCCGAGCTGGGCACGGCCGAGGTCCAGCAGCTCGTCGACGACCTGATCGACACGATGCGCGACGCCGACGGGGCGGGGATCGCCGCGCCGCAGATCGGGTCGTCCCTCCGGATCGCGGTGGTCGAGGTCACCGCGGAGCGGACCCACCGGCGGTACCCCTACAAGCCCCTCATCCCCCTGACCGTGCTGGTCAACCCCTCCCTCACCCCCGTCGGGGACGAGCAGGTCGTGCTCAACGAGGGCTGCCTGTCGGTGCCCGGGCTGCGCGGTGAGCTGCGCCGGCACGTGGCGGTGGAGGCGCGCTGGACCGACCGCGACGGCACCGCCCGCGCTGCCGTCCAGCGGGGCCTCACCGCCGGGACGTTCCAGCACGAGGTCGACCACCTCGACGGGCACGTCTTCCTCGACCGCGTCACGGACCCCGCGACGTTCACGACGTGGGACAACTACCAGCGGTTCCACTCCGAGGCGTTCGAGGCCCGCGCCGCAGCGCTCAACGCCAGGACGGGCACGTGA
- a CDS encoding formimidoylglutamate deiminase — translation MTSTGQRFRCDHALVDGTIHDHVALTIHGDRIAEVVVGAADLPASGTRLAGLVLPGLVNAHSHAFHRALRGRTQRTRGSFWTWRDQMYAVAEVLDPDTCHALARAAFGEMALAGITCVGEFHYLHHAAGGVRYTDANAMGRAIVAAAGEAGVRLTLLDTLYLTGAVGATPDAPGLTPIQGRFSDGSADEWAARVADLAGHPGGGEGRSWRVGAAVHSVRAVPPDALSRVAALVHAGGVVDAPAVVHAHVAEQPDEVEAARAVHGRTPVQLLADAGLVSSTFTAVHGVWLDDHDVRALGAVGATVCACPTTERDLADGVVAGDRLDRVGARLALGSDSHAVVDLLEEARALELDRRLVSRDRGALTASVLMAAATEGGAHSLGWSDAGRIAPGMLADLCVVGLGSVRLAGLPRTDLLDGVVFAGTAADVTDVMVGGRWTVRDGRHVDLDVPAELTGAIAAVSGQPRP, via the coding sequence GTGACGTCGACCGGGCAGCGGTTCCGCTGCGACCATGCGCTGGTCGACGGCACGATCCACGACCACGTGGCGCTCACGATCCACGGGGACCGGATCGCCGAGGTGGTCGTCGGCGCCGCCGACCTGCCGGCGTCCGGCACCCGCCTGGCGGGGTTGGTCCTCCCGGGCCTGGTGAACGCCCACAGCCACGCGTTCCACCGCGCCCTGCGCGGCCGCACCCAGCGGACCCGCGGGTCGTTCTGGACGTGGCGGGACCAGATGTACGCGGTCGCCGAGGTGCTCGACCCCGACACCTGCCACGCGCTGGCCCGCGCCGCCTTCGGCGAGATGGCGCTGGCCGGCATCACCTGCGTCGGGGAGTTCCACTACCTCCACCACGCCGCGGGCGGGGTCCGGTACACCGACGCCAACGCGATGGGGCGCGCGATCGTGGCCGCCGCCGGGGAGGCGGGTGTGCGCCTGACCCTGCTCGACACCCTGTACCTGACGGGCGCGGTGGGTGCGACGCCGGACGCACCGGGCCTGACGCCGATCCAGGGGCGGTTCAGCGACGGGTCGGCCGACGAGTGGGCGGCACGGGTCGCCGATCTCGCGGGGCACCCGGGCGGGGGTGAGGGACGGTCGTGGCGCGTCGGCGCGGCGGTGCACTCGGTGCGGGCGGTGCCGCCCGATGCCCTGTCCCGCGTCGCCGCGCTGGTCCACGCCGGTGGGGTGGTCGACGCCCCGGCCGTGGTCCACGCCCACGTCGCCGAGCAGCCCGACGAGGTCGAGGCCGCGCGCGCCGTCCACGGCCGCACCCCGGTCCAGCTGCTGGCCGACGCCGGTCTGGTGTCCTCGACGTTCACCGCCGTGCACGGGGTCTGGCTCGACGACCACGACGTGCGGGCGCTCGGTGCGGTGGGCGCCACGGTGTGCGCCTGCCCGACGACCGAGCGGGACCTGGCCGATGGCGTCGTCGCAGGGGATCGCCTCGACCGCGTCGGGGCGCGCCTCGCGCTCGGCAGCGACTCCCACGCCGTCGTCGACCTGCTCGAGGAGGCACGGGCCCTCGAGCTCGACCGGCGTCTCGTCAGCCGGGATCGCGGCGCACTGACGGCGTCGGTGCTGATGGCGGCTGCCACGGAGGGCGGCGCCCACAGCCTCGGCTGGTCCGATGCCGGCCGGATCGCGCCCGGCATGCTCGCGGACCTGTGCGTCGTCGGGCTCGGGTCGGTGCGCCTCGCGGGCCTGCCCCGCACCGACCTGCTCGACGGCGTGGTCTTCGCCGGCACGGCGGCCGACGTCACCGACGTGATGGTCGGCGGGCGGTGGACCGTCCGAGACGGCCGGCACGTCGACCTCGACGTGCCCGCGGAGCTGACCGGCGCGATCGCCGCGGTCAGCGGACAGCCCCGGCCATGA
- the hutI gene encoding imidazolonepropionase yields MSTVALTGIARLVTHDPLHGEAHPAMPGAGCGLDDAWLVIESHRPGEGRVLAVGTGSAPPADRRVDVGGRAVIPGFVDSHTHLVFAGDRGEEFTARMAGAPYEAGGIARTIAATTAASDDELRAGLARRIAEARAGGTTTVEVKSGYGATPSQEARLLSLAREVTPHTTLLGAHVTPPGFPGGADAFVELVVGDVLDACAMLAGSVDVFCEVGAFDADQSRTVLEAGIAAGLVPRIHANQLSAGPGVQLGVELGCASADHCTHLSDADVEALAGSATVATLLPATDFSTRQPYPDGRRLVDAGATVALASNCNPGSSYTSSMPLVIALAVRDCHLTLDEALWAATAGGARSLGIAGAGTLSVGAAADLVVLDAPHPSHLAYRPGMPLVAATFVGGHQVSGDL; encoded by the coding sequence ATGAGCACCGTCGCGCTGACCGGGATCGCCCGGCTCGTGACCCACGACCCGCTGCACGGCGAGGCGCACCCGGCGATGCCCGGCGCCGGCTGCGGGTTGGACGATGCCTGGCTGGTCATCGAGTCCCACCGACCGGGGGAGGGGCGGGTCCTCGCGGTCGGCACCGGCTCCGCCCCGCCGGCGGACCGCCGCGTCGACGTGGGCGGCCGCGCGGTGATCCCCGGCTTCGTCGACAGCCACACCCACCTCGTCTTCGCGGGCGACCGGGGCGAGGAGTTCACCGCCCGCATGGCCGGCGCGCCCTACGAGGCCGGCGGCATCGCGCGGACCATCGCCGCCACGACGGCGGCGTCCGACGACGAGCTGCGTGCCGGCCTGGCCCGCCGGATCGCCGAGGCGCGCGCGGGCGGGACCACCACCGTCGAGGTGAAGTCCGGCTACGGCGCGACGCCGTCCCAGGAGGCGCGGCTGCTGTCCCTGGCCCGCGAGGTCACGCCGCACACCACGTTGCTCGGCGCCCACGTCACCCCGCCGGGGTTCCCCGGCGGCGCCGACGCCTTCGTCGAGCTGGTCGTCGGCGACGTGCTGGACGCCTGCGCGATGCTGGCCGGCAGCGTGGACGTGTTCTGCGAGGTCGGCGCGTTCGACGCCGACCAGTCGCGGACGGTGCTGGAGGCGGGCATCGCGGCGGGGCTGGTGCCGCGGATCCACGCCAACCAGCTCAGCGCCGGGCCCGGCGTGCAGCTCGGCGTCGAGCTGGGCTGCGCCTCGGCCGACCACTGCACCCACCTGTCCGACGCCGACGTGGAGGCCCTCGCCGGCTCGGCGACGGTCGCCACGCTGCTGCCCGCGACGGACTTCTCGACCCGCCAGCCCTACCCCGACGGGCGTCGGCTCGTGGATGCGGGCGCCACGGTCGCGCTGGCCAGCAACTGCAACCCGGGATCGAGCTACACCTCGTCGATGCCGCTGGTGATCGCGCTGGCCGTGCGCGATTGCCACCTCACCCTCGACGAGGCCCTCTGGGCGGCGACCGCGGGCGGCGCGCGATCGCTCGGGATCGCCGGTGCCGGCACCCTGTCGGTGGGTGCCGCGGCCGACCTCGTGGTCCTCGACGCCCCCCACCCCTCCCACCTGGCGTACCGGCCCGGCATGCCGCTCGTCGCCGCGACGTTCGTCGGCGGCCACCAGGTCTCGGGGGACCTGTGA